A genomic segment from Polyangium mundeleinium encodes:
- a CDS encoding hydroxymethylglutaryl-CoA lyase — MTDRPSSSSAAPHDLFAHTPDRVSLYEVSPRDGLQNEAVVVPLEAKKQLVAALVASGVKRLEITSFVSPKWVPQLADAEELARGMRPPEGVTFSALCPNAKGLERALATGLSEIAVFMSASETHNQKNINKSIDRTLGVFSEIVPPAIEAGLRVRGYVSTVWGCPYEGPVSAERSVEITKKLLELGCYQVSLGDTIGVGTPKQTRDIVLRCLDAMRVDQFALHLHDTRGTALANILVGLELGVRDFDASVGGLGGCPYAPGAAGNVATEDLVYMLHGMGIETGIDLDQLIEAGNVAERVLGRPLPGKVHKAGAFRRRPS, encoded by the coding sequence ATGACGGATCGCCCCTCGAGCTCGAGCGCCGCCCCGCACGATCTGTTCGCCCACACGCCCGATCGGGTGTCGCTCTACGAGGTGAGCCCGCGCGACGGCCTGCAAAACGAGGCGGTCGTGGTGCCGCTCGAAGCGAAGAAGCAGCTCGTCGCGGCGCTCGTCGCGTCCGGCGTGAAGCGGCTGGAGATCACGAGCTTCGTGTCGCCGAAGTGGGTGCCGCAGCTCGCGGACGCCGAGGAGCTCGCGCGCGGGATGCGCCCGCCCGAGGGCGTGACGTTCAGCGCGCTCTGTCCGAACGCAAAAGGCCTGGAGCGCGCGCTCGCCACGGGGCTCAGCGAGATCGCGGTCTTCATGAGCGCGAGCGAGACGCACAACCAGAAGAACATCAACAAGTCGATCGACCGGACGCTGGGGGTGTTCTCGGAGATCGTGCCGCCGGCGATCGAAGCGGGCCTGCGCGTGCGCGGGTACGTGTCGACGGTGTGGGGATGTCCGTACGAGGGCCCGGTGTCGGCCGAGCGGAGCGTCGAGATCACGAAGAAGCTGCTGGAGCTCGGCTGCTACCAGGTGTCACTCGGCGACACGATCGGGGTCGGGACGCCGAAGCAGACGCGCGACATCGTGCTGCGATGCCTCGACGCGATGCGGGTGGATCAGTTCGCGCTGCACCTGCACGACACGCGCGGGACGGCGCTGGCGAACATCCTGGTGGGGCTCGAGCTCGGGGTGCGGGACTTCGACGCGTCGGTGGGAGGTCTCGGAGGTTGTCCGTACGCGCCGGGCGCCGCGGGGAACGTGGCGACGGAGGACCTCGTGTACATGCTGCACGGGATGGGGATCGAGACGGGGATCGACCTCGACCAACTCATCGAGGCGGGCAACGTGGCCGAGCGGGTGCTCGGGCGCCCCCTCCCCGGCAAGGTGCACAAGGCGGGAGCCTTCCGGCGACGGCCGAGCTAG